A region from the Carboxydothermus pertinax genome encodes:
- a CDS encoding glycosyltransferase family 4 protein yields the protein MKVAVFSDSYHPYVSGVVRSIDLFQEELVKRGVEFIFFIPAYGNHQKEKGVYRFYSIPAPTNKEFHLALPFSPKIYKTLREEKVDLIHVHSPFLLGRLGQKAGRQLNIPVVFTYHTLYEEYVHYFPLARKAAKWVTSWYTLDFANKCSAVICPTEAIKEYLQEKGLQARSAVIPTGIDLEPFAKADRRWLKEKLGLVSKKVCLFVGRVAREKNVDFLLESFKIVALKLNEVVLVIVGGGPELPHYQKKAEELGLKDKVIFFGPVAPEEVSLFYAGADLFLFPSVTETQGLVFAEAKAAGLPTVGVKAFGSKSMVFEGVDGFLTSLNLQEYAEKVIFLLEQEEVRKDFSQKALQNAQNFSKEYTAKLMFELYQSLLK from the coding sequence TTGAAAGTAGCCGTCTTTTCCGATAGTTACCATCCTTATGTCAGCGGGGTGGTACGCTCCATTGATTTATTTCAAGAGGAACTTGTTAAGCGCGGAGTTGAATTTATTTTTTTCATCCCTGCCTACGGTAATCATCAAAAAGAAAAGGGCGTTTACCGTTTTTATTCCATACCGGCTCCCACTAATAAAGAGTTTCATTTAGCTCTTCCCTTTTCACCTAAAATTTATAAAACGTTAAGAGAAGAAAAGGTTGATTTAATCCACGTCCATAGTCCGTTTCTTTTAGGAAGACTGGGACAAAAGGCGGGAAGACAATTAAATATTCCTGTAGTATTTACCTATCATACTTTGTATGAAGAATACGTGCACTATTTTCCGCTAGCCAGGAAAGCAGCCAAATGGGTTACTTCCTGGTATACTCTGGATTTTGCCAATAAATGCAGTGCTGTAATTTGTCCTACCGAAGCGATAAAGGAGTATCTTCAAGAAAAGGGGCTACAGGCGCGAAGTGCTGTAATCCCGACCGGCATTGACCTTGAGCCTTTTGCTAAAGCCGATCGCCGCTGGCTCAAAGAAAAACTAGGCTTAGTATCCAAAAAAGTTTGTTTGTTTGTAGGTAGAGTTGCCCGGGAAAAAAACGTCGATTTTCTCCTGGAAAGTTTTAAAATTGTGGCTTTAAAGTTAAATGAGGTAGTTCTCGTGATAGTTGGCGGAGGGCCGGAATTACCCCATTACCAAAAAAAGGCCGAAGAACTTGGCCTTAAAGATAAAGTGATATTTTTTGGACCGGTTGCTCCCGAAGAGGTCTCCCTTTTTTATGCCGGCGCCGACCTTTTTCTTTTTCCTTCGGTTACCGAAACCCAAGGGCTGGTTTTTGCCGAGGCCAAAGCCGCTGGCCTTCCGACAGTGGGTGTAAAAGCTTTTGGCTCTAAATCAATGGTGTTTGAAGGTGTTGATGGTTTTCTTACCTCCTTAAATCTTCAGGAATATGCAGAAAAAGTTATCTTTTTATTAGAGCAGGAAGAGGTAAGAAAGGATTTTTCTCAAAAGGCTCTGCAAAACGCCCAAAATTTTAGTAAAGAATATACCGCAAAGCTGATGTTTGAACTGTACCAAAGTCTTTTAAAATAG
- a CDS encoding 2-phosphosulfolactate phosphatase has product MKIDVLFYPEKLKNVEDKVVVVLDVLRATTTIATALAAGAKEVYPVSSIREAFSLKKKIPGALVGGERGGIKVPGFDLGNSPLEYQNLSGKTIILSSTNGTKALTKASQAKNLIAGSIINAKAVANYLGRLNLDVIFLPSGTDFQFSLEDFAGAGYIISLLAQQKKIYLSDQAFVSLKLAQNNSPEEVLTRSFHGQRLINLGFQKDVEYCASLNLLDVVPVGRVSEGRLVIESSRLFR; this is encoded by the coding sequence ATGAAAATTGATGTTTTATTTTATCCCGAAAAGTTAAAAAACGTTGAAGATAAAGTTGTTGTGGTTTTAGATGTTCTCCGGGCTACCACTACTATTGCCACCGCCCTTGCTGCGGGAGCCAAAGAGGTTTATCCTGTTTCCTCCATTAGGGAAGCATTCTCTCTGAAAAAGAAAATTCCCGGAGCATTAGTAGGAGGAGAGCGGGGCGGAATTAAAGTCCCGGGCTTTGATCTCGGTAACTCTCCCCTGGAATATCAAAACTTAAGCGGGAAAACAATTATTCTTTCTTCCACCAACGGTACCAAGGCTTTAACTAAAGCCTCTCAAGCCAAAAATCTTATTGCCGGGAGCATTATTAATGCCAAAGCGGTCGCCAATTATCTTGGCAGGCTTAACCTCGATGTAATTTTCCTGCCTTCTGGCACCGACTTTCAGTTTTCTCTGGAAGATTTTGCTGGAGCCGGTTATATCATATCACTTTTAGCCCAGCAAAAAAAGATATACCTCTCCGATCAGGCTTTTGTTAGTCTTAAGCTTGCCCAAAATAATTCACCGGAGGAAGTTTTAACCCGTTCCTTTCACGGTCAAAGACTTATTAACCTTGGCTTTCAAAAAGATGTAGAGTACTGTGCCAGTCTAAATCTTTTAGATGTGGTGCCGGTAGGGAGAGTCAGCGAAGGGAGGCTTGTTATTGAAAGTAGCCGTCTTTTCCGATAG
- a CDS encoding MGDG synthase family glycosyltransferase, with product MKILLLAERFGHGHLKAAQNLQKAFKAIDPPIEVEVLTALSLIGPKIEELASGIYLKILAHIPKIWGYIYEKGHDKEKDRLRWLVALLYKKRLSEIIEEFKPDGIINTHAFPAIALDFLGLNNYATVITDYDYHAFWLTERARFYYVAAEEIADKLVARGYSRNRVYAFGPPIDPLFGEEISRQEVRRKLQINENSKVILLMGGGLGLGPMADAVKILMGTKKEWVIIVLCGHNQRLYKELLALKHPNLVPVPFTPKVPEFLAAADLVVTKPGGLSTAEALALGKPLIIINPLPGQEKRNAEFLQKKGAAIFIKDLAELIPAVTSSLLTPAYQRLTQNAAKLGKKDASLNIARHYLRNIGQNISGGD from the coding sequence ATGAAAATTTTGCTATTAGCCGAGCGATTTGGCCACGGCCATTTAAAAGCTGCCCAAAATTTGCAAAAAGCTTTCAAAGCAATTGACCCGCCCATAGAAGTAGAAGTCCTGACAGCTTTAAGTTTAATAGGTCCCAAAATTGAAGAGCTGGCTTCAGGAATTTATCTTAAAATCCTGGCCCATATCCCGAAAATTTGGGGCTATATTTATGAAAAAGGGCACGATAAAGAAAAAGACCGGCTGCGCTGGCTGGTAGCTTTATTATATAAAAAGCGGCTTTCGGAAATAATTGAAGAATTTAAACCGGATGGGATAATCAACACTCACGCTTTTCCGGCGATAGCGTTAGATTTTCTTGGCTTAAATAATTATGCCACGGTGATTACAGACTACGACTACCACGCCTTTTGGTTGACGGAAAGAGCCCGGTTTTATTATGTGGCGGCGGAAGAAATTGCAGATAAATTGGTAGCCAGAGGTTATTCCAGGAATAGGGTTTACGCCTTTGGACCACCAATTGATCCGTTGTTTGGCGAGGAGATAAGTAGGCAAGAGGTCAGAAGAAAGCTCCAAATAAACGAAAACAGTAAAGTTATTTTATTGATGGGCGGCGGACTTGGTCTTGGTCCCATGGCGGATGCTGTAAAAATACTGATGGGAACTAAAAAAGAATGGGTAATTATTGTCTTATGCGGACACAATCAAAGACTGTATAAGGAATTACTGGCTTTAAAACACCCAAACTTAGTACCGGTGCCCTTTACCCCAAAGGTACCGGAGTTTTTGGCGGCAGCCGATTTGGTGGTGACCAAGCCTGGAGGGCTTTCTACCGCTGAGGCTTTAGCGTTAGGAAAACCATTAATAATTATAAATCCCTTGCCTGGCCAGGAAAAAAGAAACGCAGAATTTTTACAGAAAAAAGGGGCAGCTATCTTTATTAAAGATTTAGCGGAACTAATTCCGGCAGTAACCTCTTCTTTACTAACGCCTGCCTACCAACGACTAACCCAAAATGCTGCCAAACTTGGGAAAAAAGACGCTTCGCTTAATATCGCCAGGCATTATTTACGAAATATCGGGCAAAATATATCCGGAGGTGATTAA
- a CDS encoding DUF1540 domain-containing protein, translating to MAQISCRVEECRYWENDVCTANSIQVRSSGTRKVSTSDDTACETFISK from the coding sequence ATGGCACAAATTTCTTGCCGGGTAGAAGAATGCCGTTATTGGGAAAATGATGTTTGTACCGCGAACTCCATTCAGGTTCGTTCTTCCGGAACCCGCAAAGTCAGTACCAGCGATGATACTGCCTGTGAAACCTTCATAAGCAAATAA
- a CDS encoding methyl-accepting chemotaxis protein yields MRLLDAYLKVAENLKELLGDEVLVVIADLENYIWYRPAVDIDLNIYPGMPVPSTSVSRRVMDTRKRVETYVPLEKSAFGKPYVAKAMPIIEDGVLQGAIALVTSTEKRDLVQRAIGELESSIKEINKAAEELSSSATNFSGEFAALAQRAGVISNDANEIRQLVDLINSIADKTHILGLNAAIEAARVGNQGKGFAVVAEEIRKLAQQSKFAVKDIAGKIEKILGEILALAQSIEEFSGLSEEQTAISEELHSTLNNLEQMARELSRLAEKF; encoded by the coding sequence ATGAGACTTTTAGATGCTTACTTAAAAGTTGCGGAAAATTTAAAGGAGCTATTGGGGGATGAGGTGCTGGTAGTGATTGCCGATTTAGAAAATTATATTTGGTACAGGCCAGCGGTGGATATTGATTTAAACATTTATCCCGGAATGCCGGTGCCATCCACCTCCGTTTCCCGGAGGGTGATGGACACCAGGAAAAGGGTGGAAACGTACGTTCCGCTGGAAAAGAGCGCTTTTGGGAAGCCGTATGTAGCTAAAGCCATGCCCATTATCGAAGATGGGGTGTTACAGGGAGCAATTGCCCTGGTTACCAGCACCGAAAAGCGGGATTTAGTCCAAAGGGCGATTGGGGAATTAGAAAGCAGTATCAAAGAAATTAACAAGGCTGCGGAAGAATTATCCAGCTCCGCCACCAATTTTTCCGGCGAATTTGCAGCCCTTGCCCAAAGGGCTGGGGTGATCAGTAACGATGCTAACGAAATCCGGCAGCTGGTGGATTTAATTAATAGCATTGCCGATAAAACCCATATCCTCGGGTTAAATGCGGCGATTGAAGCAGCCCGGGTGGGTAACCAGGGTAAGGGGTTTGCGGTGGTGGCTGAAGAAATTAGAAAGCTTGCCCAGCAATCCAAGTTTGCGGTCAAAGATATTGCCGGGAAAATTGAGAAAATTTTAGGAGAAATTCTTGCACTGGCTCAATCTATTGAAGAATTTTCCGGATTGAGCGAAGAGCAGACGGCAATTTCGGAAGAACTGCACTCTACTTTAAACAATTTAGAACAAATGGCAAGGGAGCTTTCAAGATTAGCCGAGAAATTTTAA
- the pabB gene encoding aminodeoxychorismate synthase component I, giving the protein MTDFQIIEVPKFDLIALAEVFPKKEWFFLDSALSPSTYGRYSFLGFNPEFTVKSLGNLIIKSYDNREEKLHTHPFSFLKSLLAEIKKPALSLPLPFKGGLVGYFAYDLGRMLEVLPSTAIDDLNLYDFYLGYYDTFVAVDHINGRYYAVSYREDKLKELVEYIEKSRDFEVKLPFYPPAGEFYSNFTRESYEEIVRQAIEYIKAGDIFVVNLSQRFTADFTGDPWELYKYLRKINPAPFAAYLHYPEFSVLSSSPERFLELRNGKVQTRPIKGTRPRGKTIAEDLAFRDELYNSQKDRAELTMIVDLERNDLGKVAKVGTVKVPELYVLEQYATVYHLVSTVTAELAEDKYAIDLLAATFPGGSITGAPKIRAMEIIEELEGLRRGIYTGCIGYIDVNGDMDLNIVIRTILVKNKKAYFGVGGGITVDSDPTAEYLETLDKAYALMKALKFLG; this is encoded by the coding sequence ATGACAGATTTTCAGATAATTGAAGTTCCAAAATTTGATCTTATAGCATTAGCTGAGGTTTTTCCCAAAAAAGAGTGGTTTTTTCTCGATTCAGCCCTTTCCCCCAGTACCTATGGTCGTTACTCGTTCCTGGGCTTTAATCCGGAGTTTACCGTTAAAAGTCTGGGAAATCTTATAATTAAGTCCTATGACAACCGGGAAGAAAAGTTACATACCCATCCCTTTTCTTTTCTAAAGTCCTTATTAGCCGAAATAAAAAAACCCGCTTTAAGCCTGCCGCTTCCCTTTAAAGGCGGGCTTGTGGGGTATTTTGCCTATGACCTGGGTCGGATGCTCGAAGTTTTACCCAGCACCGCCATCGATGATTTAAATCTTTATGACTTTTACCTCGGTTACTACGATACCTTCGTAGCAGTCGACCACATAAACGGCCGGTACTACGCCGTAAGCTACCGGGAAGATAAATTAAAAGAGCTCGTAGAATACATCGAAAAATCCCGGGATTTCGAAGTTAAACTTCCGTTTTATCCTCCGGCGGGAGAATTTTATTCTAATTTCACCCGGGAAAGTTACGAAGAAATTGTCCGGCAAGCAATTGAATACATTAAAGCCGGTGATATTTTTGTGGTAAACCTCTCCCAGCGCTTTACCGCTGACTTTACAGGAGACCCCTGGGAGCTTTATAAGTATTTAAGAAAGATTAATCCCGCTCCTTTTGCAGCCTATCTCCATTACCCGGAGTTCTCCGTCCTCAGTTCTTCGCCGGAGCGGTTTTTAGAACTTAGAAACGGTAAAGTGCAGACCAGACCGATTAAAGGTACCCGCCCGCGTGGGAAGACCATTGCTGAAGACTTAGCTTTTCGAGATGAACTGTACAATAGCCAAAAAGACCGGGCGGAGTTAACCATGATTGTAGACCTGGAGCGCAACGATCTGGGCAAAGTAGCCAAAGTAGGCACGGTAAAGGTACCGGAACTGTACGTCCTCGAACAGTACGCTACCGTTTACCATCTGGTTTCCACCGTTACCGCCGAGCTTGCCGAAGATAAATACGCTATCGACCTCTTGGCTGCAACCTTTCCGGGAGGCTCCATTACCGGAGCGCCTAAAATCCGGGCCATGGAAATTATCGAGGAGCTGGAAGGTCTTCGGCGGGGAATTTACACCGGCTGCATCGGTTATATTGACGTAAACGGCGATATGGATTTAAATATCGTTATTAGAACAATTCTGGTAAAAAACAAAAAAGCCTACTTTGGCGTAGGCGGAGGAATAACGGTGGACTCAGACCCCACCGCAGAATATTTGGAAACCCTGGATAAAGCTTATGCCTTGATGAAAGCGTTAAAATTTCTCGGCTAA
- a CDS encoding glycosyltransferase family 1 protein produces MNKIYANLKFTILTSTINSKEFNARWNDDKFYLFKKAKTVLKNNTIRTLIRKMIEKKVFKLGGHSAVTRSLLDGLSKINNISFNYNPKSVNELNEILVVLSGVDALKQGIYFKEKGFVKFLIAGPNIVVRSNDYASVLGNENVDLCLVPSEWVKDFYIEDLPSLKEKIEIWYAGVDEEFWNPNIFKSKVKDRVLIYIKNYEKDLISEIEKILKKSNFKYQKIIYGYYDKKQYRNLLSKSLFIIFISKSESQGIALAEAWAMNVPTLVWNPGQNIIGGKPIFTSSSPYITSQTGLVFRNIEEFEQIIQNILLKLNEFSPRDWVLKNMTDKKSAELFISIIKQYLNK; encoded by the coding sequence ATGAATAAAATATATGCTAATTTAAAATTTACAATTCTTACATCAACGATTAATAGCAAAGAATTCAATGCTAGATGGAATGATGATAAATTTTATTTATTTAAAAAAGCTAAAACAGTATTAAAAAATAATACGATTAGGACACTTATTAGGAAGATGATAGAAAAAAAGGTTTTTAAACTCGGGGGACATAGTGCGGTTACAAGAAGTTTATTAGACGGATTATCAAAAATAAATAATATCAGTTTTAACTATAATCCAAAGTCTGTTAATGAATTAAATGAAATATTAGTTGTGTTAAGTGGAGTAGATGCATTAAAGCAAGGTATTTATTTTAAAGAAAAAGGTTTTGTAAAATTTTTAATTGCTGGTCCTAATATTGTTGTAAGAAGCAATGATTATGCAAGTGTTTTAGGTAATGAAAACGTTGATTTATGTTTGGTTCCATCAGAATGGGTAAAAGATTTTTATATTGAAGATTTACCATCATTAAAAGAAAAAATTGAAATATGGTATGCAGGTGTTGATGAAGAATTTTGGAACCCAAATATTTTTAAAAGTAAAGTTAAAGATAGAGTACTTATTTATATAAAAAATTATGAAAAAGATTTAATTAGTGAAATAGAAAAGATATTAAAAAAATCTAATTTTAAATATCAAAAAATAATCTATGGGTATTATGATAAAAAGCAATATCGTAATTTATTAAGTAAAAGTTTATTTATAATTTTTATAAGTAAAAGTGAAAGTCAGGGAATTGCATTAGCCGAAGCTTGGGCTATGAATGTTCCAACATTGGTTTGGAATCCTGGTCAAAATATAATTGGTGGCAAACCTATATTTACCAGTTCCAGCCCTTATATTACTTCCCAAACAGGTTTAGTTTTTCGTAATATTGAAGAATTTGAACAAATAATACAGAATATATTACTAAAATTAAATGAATTTTCACCAAGAGACTGGGTTTTAAAAAATATGACAGATAAAAAATCTGCAGAGCTATTTATAAGCATCATTAAACAATATTTAAACAAATAA
- the rfbF gene encoding glucose-1-phosphate cytidylyltransferase encodes MKVVILAGGFGTRISEESHLKPKPMIEIGGMPILWHIMKIYSYYGFNDFIICLGYKGYYIKEYFAHYYLHGSNVTFDFRYSNQMIIHDHKVEPWKVTLVDTGIDTMTGGRIKRIQPYIGNETFMLTYGDGVADVDINKLIQFHRKHKKIATVTAAQPSGRFGALNIENDEVISFIEKPQGDGGWVNAGFFVLEPEVFNYIEGDQTIWEKEPLETLAKNGQLMAYKHYGFWQPMDTMRDKNLLEELWKSGKAPWKLWE; translated from the coding sequence ATGAAAGTAGTAATTTTAGCTGGAGGATTTGGTACGCGAATAAGTGAGGAGTCTCATCTAAAACCAAAACCAATGATTGAAATTGGTGGAATGCCTATTTTGTGGCATATAATGAAAATATACTCTTACTATGGTTTTAACGATTTTATTATTTGTCTTGGCTATAAGGGCTATTATATTAAAGAATATTTTGCGCATTATTACTTGCATGGATCGAATGTTACTTTTGATTTTAGATATAGTAACCAGATGATAATTCACGACCATAAGGTAGAACCCTGGAAAGTAACGTTGGTGGATACGGGAATTGATACCATGACTGGTGGAAGAATTAAAAGAATTCAACCTTATATTGGTAATGAGACTTTTATGTTGACGTACGGCGATGGAGTTGCAGATGTTGATATTAACAAATTAATTCAATTTCATCGAAAACATAAAAAAATTGCTACTGTTACTGCGGCGCAACCAAGTGGCCGTTTTGGAGCATTAAATATTGAAAATGATGAAGTAATTAGCTTTATAGAAAAACCCCAAGGAGATGGAGGCTGGGTTAATGCTGGGTTTTTTGTATTAGAGCCAGAAGTATTTAATTATATAGAAGGAGATCAAACTATTTGGGAAAAAGAGCCTCTTGAGACTCTAGCGAAAAATGGTCAGCTTATGGCTTATAAACATTATGGATTTTGGCAGCCAATGGATACTATGCGGGATAAAAATTTATTAGAAGAACTTTGGAAAAGTGGCAAAGCACCCTGGAAGCTTTGGGAATAA